The following proteins are encoded in a genomic region of Camelus ferus isolate YT-003-E chromosome 8, BCGSAC_Cfer_1.0, whole genome shotgun sequence:
- the LOC102513678 gene encoding 40S ribosomal protein S6-like, which produces MKLNVSFPATGCQKLIEVDDERKLRTFYEKRMATEVAADALGEEWKGYVVRISGGNDKQGFPMKQGVLTHGRVCLLLSKGHSRSRPRRTGERKRRSVRGCIVGANLSVLNLVIVKKGEKDMPGLTDTTTPRRLEPKRASRICKLFNLSKEDDVRQYVVTKPLNKEGKKPRTKAPKIQRLVTRHVLQHKRRRIALKKQHTKNKEEAAEYAKLLAKRMEAKEKRQEQTAKRRRLSSLRASTSKSESSQNEMF; this is translated from the coding sequence ATGAAGCTGAACGTCTCTTTCCCGGCCACCGGCTGCCAGAAACTCATTGAAGTGGACGATGAACGCAAACTTCGTACCTTTTATGAGAAGCGCATGGCCACAGAAGTTGCTGCTGACGCTCTGGGTGAAGAATGGAAGGGTTACGTGGTCCGAATTAGTGGTGGGAACGACAAACAAGGTTTCCCCATGAAGCAGGGTGTCCTGACCCATGGCCGAGTCTGCCTGCTACTGAGTAAGGGGCACTCCCGTTCCAGGCCAAGGAGGACTGGAGAAAGAAAGCGCAGATCTGTACGGGGTTGTATTGTGGGTGCCAATCTGAGTGTTCTCAATTTGGTCATCGTAAAAAAAGGGGAGAAGGATATGCCTGGACTCACTGATACTACCACGCCTCGTCGCCTGGAGCCCAAAAGAGCTAGCAGAATCTGCAAACTTTTCAACCTCTCTAAAGAAGATGATGTCCGCCAGTATGTTGTGACAAAGCCCCTCAACAAAGAAGGTAAGAAACCTAGGACCAAAGCTCCCAAGATTCAGCGTCTTGTTACCCGACACGTTCTGCAACACAAACGTCGGCGTATTGCTCTGAAGAAACAGCATACTAAGAACAAAGAAGAGGCTGCAGAATATGCTAAGCTTTTGGCTAAGAGGATGGAGGCCAAAGAAAAACGCCAGGAACAGACTGCCAAGAGACGGAGGCTGTCCTCTCTGAGAGCTTCTACCTCTAAGTCTGAATCCAGTCAAAATGAGATGTTCTAA